The following proteins come from a genomic window of Lolium rigidum isolate FL_2022 chromosome 5, APGP_CSIRO_Lrig_0.1, whole genome shotgun sequence:
- the LOC124656089 gene encoding putative cyclin-dependent kinase F-2, producing the protein MAISKRPAAAVAMGGQAAKKRRVKKPAVINKPAAYATTADYEEEKTCLGEGAFGVVFKARHRATGQTVAIKHLSSPPPEVASDAPDPSEQLLREARFLEACNGDPNIVGFHCVVRDPDTAKLGLVMEYIAGRSLHDILEEQRNGTAPPFPEATVRAFMRQLLTGAKGMQERSIVHRDIKPANVLVAEGEELLKICDFGLAISTSDPPPHGEVGTVLYTAPELLLGKPDTDSLADTWSLGCIMAELVDGEILLLRAQRLCDEGLAYLGTIFWLLGTPDDVTWPEFASLPRAAEMPPLKPGQGSRLRELYPEWTLSEEGFEVMSGLLTCNPEKRLTAAEALT; encoded by the coding sequence ATGGCCATCAGCAAGCgaccagccgccgccgtcgccatgggCGGCCAAGCCGCCAAGAAGAGGAGAGTCAAGAAGCCCGCCGTCATCAATAAGCCTGCCGCCTACGCCACCACCGCCGACTACGAAGAGGAGAAAACCTGCCTCGGCGAGGGCGCCTTCGGCGTCGTCTTCAAGGCTCGCCACCGCGCCACGGGGCAGACCGTCGCGATCAAGCACctctcctctccgccgccggaAGTCGCCTCCGACGCCCCCGATCCCAGCGAGCAGCTGCTGCGGGAGGCCCGCTTCCTGGAGGCGTGCAACGGGGACCCCAACATCGTCGGCTTCCACTGCGTCGTCCGCGACCCCGACACCGCCAAGCTGGGCCTCGTCATGGAATACATCGCGGGCCGGAGCCTCCACGACATCCTCGAGGAACAACGCAACGGCACCGCGCCGCCGTTCCCGGAGGCCACCGTGCGCGCCTTCATGCGGCAACTGCTGACGGGCGCCAAGGGGATGCAAGAACGCAGCATCGTCCACCGCGACATCAAACCGGCCAACGTCCTGGTCGCGGAAGGCGAGGAACTCCTCAAGATCTGCGATTTCGGCCTCGCCATCTCGACGTCCGACCCGCCGCCGCACGGCGAGGTCGGCACGGTGCTGTACACGGCGCCGGAGTTGCTGCTGGGGAAACCGGATACCGACTCGCTCGCCGACACGTGGTCACTCGGCTGCATCATGGCGgagctcgtcgacggcgagatCCTGCTTCTGCGGGCACAGCGTTTGTGCGATGAGGGGTTGGCCTACCTCGGGACTATCTTCTGGTTGCTCGGCACGCCCGACGACGTCACGTGGCCCGAGTTCGCGTCCCTGCCGCGCGCCGCCGAGATGCCACCGCTCAAGCCGGGACAGGGCAGCAGGCTGCGCGAGCTGTACCCGGAGTGGACCCTGTCCGAGGAAGGATTTGAGGTCATGAGCggactgctcacgtgcaaccccgAGAAGAGGTTGACGGCTGCGGAAGCGCTCACGTAA